One Haliaeetus albicilla chromosome 11, bHalAlb1.1, whole genome shotgun sequence genomic window carries:
- the ANXA7 gene encoding annexin A7 isoform X1 has product MSYPGYPPSGGYPAFPGYPPTGQESVYPPAGQYSYPAVPGGYPPAGGGTYPAAPPSAGYPGTAGYPAPGGYPAPGSYPGAPQAGGMPPYPGAPTGPGFGVPPAGPGFGGYPQPPAQSYAGGGPAQIPVGYPGGQAPSPMPGLPAAMVQFTQGTIQATPNFDARRDAEILRKAMKGFGTDEQAIINVVANRSNDQRQKIKAAFKTMYGKDLIKDLKSELSGNVEELILALFMPSTYYDAWSLRHAMKGAGTQERVLIEILCTRTNQEIREIVNCYKSEFGRDIEQDIRADTSGHFERLLISMCQGNRDENQTVDYQKAQEDAQRLYQAGEGKLGTDESCFNMVLASRSFPQLKATVEAYSRIANRDLLSSIDREFSGNVERGLKTIVQCALNRPAFFAERLYYSMKGAGTDDSTLIRIIVTRSEIDLVQIKQMFTQMYQKTLATMIASDTSGDYRSLLLAIVGQ; this is encoded by the exons atgtCATACCCAGGCTATCCCCCTTCTGGCGGCTACCCTGCTTTCCCTGGTTATCCT CCGACAGGACAAGAGTCTGTCTATCCACCAGCTGGTCAGTACTCCTATCCCGCAGTTCCTGGAGGATACCCTCCAGCGGGAGGAGGGACCTATCCTGCAGCACCACCAAGTGCTGGGTATCCAGGGACAGCAGGATATCCTGCCCCGGGGGGCTATCCTGCCCCTGGGAGCTACCCTGGAGCTCCCCAGGCTGGAGGAATGCCACCTTATCCTGGAG CTCCTACAGGCCCTGGGTTTGGTGTGCCTCCTGCTGGCCCTGGCTTTGGTGGCTATCCGCAGCCTCCTGCCCAAAGCTATGCTGGAGGTGGACCAGCACAAATTCCAG taggATATCCTGGTGGACAGGCACCATCACCAATGCCTGGTCTG CCTGCAGCAATGGTTCAGTTTACCCAGGGCACAATTCAAGCTACTCCAAACTTTGATGCTAGAAGGGATGCAGAAATTCTACGCAAAGCTATGAAGGGGTTTG GAACTGATGAGCAGGCTATCATAAATGTTGTTGCTAACCGCTCCAATGATCAAAGGCAAAAAATCAAGGCAGCTTTCAAGACTATGTATGGCAAG GATTTAATTAAAGATCTGAAGTCTGAGTTAAGTGGAAATGTGGAAGAATTGATTCTAGCCCTCTTTATGCCTAGCACCTACTACGATGCCTGGAGTTTACGTCATGCAATGAAG GGAGCAGGCACTCAGGAGAGAGTGCTGATTGAGATCCTTTGCACAAGGACAAACCAGGAAATAAGAGAAATAGTGAACTGCTATAAATCAGAATTTGGAAGGGACATCGAACAAGACATCAGAGCAGACACTTCAGGACACTTTGAACGATTACTTATATCTATGTGCCAA GGTAATCGGGATGAGAATCAAACTGTGGATTATCAAAAAGCTCAAGAAGATGCTCAGCGTCTGTACCAAGCAGGCGAAGGAAAACTTGGGACTGATGAATCTTGCTTTAATATGGTTCTGGCAAGCAGAAGTTTTCCCCAACTGAAAGCAACAGTTGAGGCATACTCCAGG ATTGCTAATCGTGATTTATTAAGCAGCATTGACCGAGAATTTTCTGGAAACGTGGAACGTGGTTTGAAGACTATTG TGCAGTGTGCTTTAAATCGCCCAGCCTTTTTTGCAGAAAGACTTTATTATTCTATGAAAGGAGCTGGCACAGATGATTCTACCCTCATCAGAATTATAGTCACTCGCAGTGAG aTTGACCTTGTGCAAATTAAACAGATGTTCACACAAATGTATCAGAAGACGTTGGCTACAATGATAGCAAGTGATACAAGTGGTGATTACCGGAGTTTGCTGCTGGCAATTGTTGGTCAATAG
- the ANXA7 gene encoding annexin A7 isoform X2, producing the protein MSYPGYPPSGGYPAFPGYPPTGQESVYPPAGQYSYPAVPGGYPPAGGGTYPAAPPSAGYPGTAGYPAPGGYPAPGSYPGAPQAGGMPPYPGAPTGPGFGVPPAGPGFGGYPQPPAQSYAGGGPAQIPGYPGGQAPSPMPGLPAAMVQFTQGTIQATPNFDARRDAEILRKAMKGFGTDEQAIINVVANRSNDQRQKIKAAFKTMYGKDLIKDLKSELSGNVEELILALFMPSTYYDAWSLRHAMKGAGTQERVLIEILCTRTNQEIREIVNCYKSEFGRDIEQDIRADTSGHFERLLISMCQGNRDENQTVDYQKAQEDAQRLYQAGEGKLGTDESCFNMVLASRSFPQLKATVEAYSRIANRDLLSSIDREFSGNVERGLKTIVQCALNRPAFFAERLYYSMKGAGTDDSTLIRIIVTRSEIDLVQIKQMFTQMYQKTLATMIASDTSGDYRSLLLAIVGQ; encoded by the exons atgtCATACCCAGGCTATCCCCCTTCTGGCGGCTACCCTGCTTTCCCTGGTTATCCT CCGACAGGACAAGAGTCTGTCTATCCACCAGCTGGTCAGTACTCCTATCCCGCAGTTCCTGGAGGATACCCTCCAGCGGGAGGAGGGACCTATCCTGCAGCACCACCAAGTGCTGGGTATCCAGGGACAGCAGGATATCCTGCCCCGGGGGGCTATCCTGCCCCTGGGAGCTACCCTGGAGCTCCCCAGGCTGGAGGAATGCCACCTTATCCTGGAG CTCCTACAGGCCCTGGGTTTGGTGTGCCTCCTGCTGGCCCTGGCTTTGGTGGCTATCCGCAGCCTCCTGCCCAAAGCTATGCTGGAGGTGGACCAGCACAAATTCCAG gATATCCTGGTGGACAGGCACCATCACCAATGCCTGGTCTG CCTGCAGCAATGGTTCAGTTTACCCAGGGCACAATTCAAGCTACTCCAAACTTTGATGCTAGAAGGGATGCAGAAATTCTACGCAAAGCTATGAAGGGGTTTG GAACTGATGAGCAGGCTATCATAAATGTTGTTGCTAACCGCTCCAATGATCAAAGGCAAAAAATCAAGGCAGCTTTCAAGACTATGTATGGCAAG GATTTAATTAAAGATCTGAAGTCTGAGTTAAGTGGAAATGTGGAAGAATTGATTCTAGCCCTCTTTATGCCTAGCACCTACTACGATGCCTGGAGTTTACGTCATGCAATGAAG GGAGCAGGCACTCAGGAGAGAGTGCTGATTGAGATCCTTTGCACAAGGACAAACCAGGAAATAAGAGAAATAGTGAACTGCTATAAATCAGAATTTGGAAGGGACATCGAACAAGACATCAGAGCAGACACTTCAGGACACTTTGAACGATTACTTATATCTATGTGCCAA GGTAATCGGGATGAGAATCAAACTGTGGATTATCAAAAAGCTCAAGAAGATGCTCAGCGTCTGTACCAAGCAGGCGAAGGAAAACTTGGGACTGATGAATCTTGCTTTAATATGGTTCTGGCAAGCAGAAGTTTTCCCCAACTGAAAGCAACAGTTGAGGCATACTCCAGG ATTGCTAATCGTGATTTATTAAGCAGCATTGACCGAGAATTTTCTGGAAACGTGGAACGTGGTTTGAAGACTATTG TGCAGTGTGCTTTAAATCGCCCAGCCTTTTTTGCAGAAAGACTTTATTATTCTATGAAAGGAGCTGGCACAGATGATTCTACCCTCATCAGAATTATAGTCACTCGCAGTGAG aTTGACCTTGTGCAAATTAAACAGATGTTCACACAAATGTATCAGAAGACGTTGGCTACAATGATAGCAAGTGATACAAGTGGTGATTACCGGAGTTTGCTGCTGGCAATTGTTGGTCAATAG